From Daucus carota subsp. sativus chromosome 6, DH1 v3.0, whole genome shotgun sequence:
gtttttccCGGTTTTtctcggtttcggttcggtttcggttttaaatcgGTTTTTTCTCACCCCTACTTAAGCCTAATAAATTCTTTGCCAAAGTTATTGTTAAACTTGTGGGCCACTGGACGGGGTTAATTCCAGGTGTTGCCCCTTAAACAATTGTGGATGCCCATCCAAAGCATTCTTGAGGAGACAAGAAATTAGAGAGTCGGTGAGGCAATCATATAATAATTGTAATACAGTTTGCAGTTTATACAATTCTTACTCCATATTAATGCAAAATTAAAAAAGACTTGTTAACCAATCTTACTAGCTTGCCTATATATACAAACATCGATCTGTTTCATCATTTCACATACGAATGCTAACCAGAACTCATACATATATATCACTTGCTTAAATTGCTTCAACTTCATCTCATAGCTGCAACACCAAGCTAACATTCCATATATCAAAGATCATGACGGTAAGctatatttatttatctataCATATATCAGCATCAACTTCTTAAGCTGCCACATTTCCATGCATATATAACTAGATACATATTTTTCTTTGTTGTTTAGACCACAGAAATGCACGTACACATTGATTGCCCCGGATGCGAGGACAAAGTCAGGAAAGCTCTCACAAATCTCAAAGGTACCTTCCTATTTAAAGCTACGTTACCGGTTCTCCTAAAACTTCAATATCGAAAATTGATTTGGCAGGATAATTATATGGCATATCTTAATATCTTTTACATTTTAATTTCCTAAATCATGTACAGGAGTGGACAGTGTAGATATAGATATGGAAATGCAAAAAGTGACGGTAACAGGTTGGACGGAGCAGAAGAAAATTCTCAAGACGGTGAGGAAAACCGGACGGAGGGCGGAGATATGGCAGTTGCCCTACAACCCGGAGCTCCGAAACAGCAACTACAACCTCAGTGGAGGTCAGCACATGAATCATGGAGGTGTTGCGCCCTATGTAACGCAGCAACCCGTGGCGTCATCCTCGTATAACTACTACAAGCATGGCTATAGCATTAGTGGACATGGGACTCATTCTCAGTATAATCATTATTCCACCTCCCATTCCTCTGCGGGATCCATTTTTGGGCACCAAACTGGAGCTGCTTTTAGCGACGAAAATCCTAATGCATGTTCTGTCATGTGATGAAGTGACTTACAAGTTACAAACACCAATATAAAGGTTTGGAGTGATTTGTAAGGCTATTACAACCAAGTCATTATGCATAAGCATTAATGAATTGAATAGCATTTGCATgtgttttttttggattttcgtattatatatgtattgtaaTGTTATATAAATGTCAAAAATCACTTTTGTTTATTGAGTctaacaattaaataaaattttagttgaTTGCAAACGATTAGAGTCAGACTCCATTTCACCTTTTGACTCGAgttcaagttttttttataaCGACTCGAGTTCAAATTGAGtctaataaataatgaaaattttatgttttataaatttggtctaatttaaaattaaaataacaaaatgataatagtttcagaaaaaaacaaaattattataaatcaaaTCCTAATTAACAATGGAGCGATCATCTAATGTTGTTCAAACTCGAATTTAATAACGAACCGATTCAGCCTAACCTATCGTATaaactattttaaataaaataattccaCTTTTTATGAAACCCGGTAAGGTCCTCAGCTCTGTTTGAGATTGcaagtttatatataatacccggcccacaaaattattttattagtccGATAACTAAATTCAGAGTgctctaataaaatattatgtcctcattataacattatttattaaaagcacagcctttttcaatttttcaacaTGAAATAATCATAACCAAGAAAACAGAATAACgtagaaaatagaaaagaaTTAAGGCCACCCAAGGTGGGCATTGTAATCCCAGACTCGCAGAAAATCTGGACCGAATAGTACTACTTGGTGACACCAGGGCCCATATcgcataaaaatataaatcatacaAAAATAAACTTTATTGTTTTACAAGAGAGCTGAGAGATTCTCGAAACCCCTTAAATCGAAAACCCTAATTTCCCAGATCGACTGCAATCAGCCATGGCTTCAAGAGACACTTTCGTTTACAGCGCCAAGCTCGCTGAGCAAGCCGAACGCTATGACGGTAAATTAGTTTACATCTAATTTGTTTGCTGTGACGAAACGTTTTATATCTTTTGAGTTGCTCCATGTTTTCACTGTGATTGCTTAAATAATTCTGTGAAACACCAAATCAAATGAAATACCAGTTGAAAGTGTAATTTTAGGGCTATGATTTTGTGCTagatttgtattttatattaatttcttaAATGAATTAATATACTGATTTGGAGTTACTTTCTTTAGTTGATTACTTGATTTTCATAGAATTATTGATGCCTTAGAAGTTGTTACTGTTCTGGACAATTCAAGCGTAATTGACTCTAATTAATTGACTGTAATGGAGGTaaccaaaaaaattaactagatagtgattaaaaaattagttgatAGGATGATTTTGGAGATTAGACTGTGGGGAAATTATAGATAAtctgtatattattattgttcaaATGAATATAGATGTCATTAGCTTTGATCTCTGTTGCTTTTATGTTCACTGCACAAAAGAATTGAGAACTTTGATGTATTACTTTCATCTTGGTAAATTTGTTACGTCAAGGCGTAAAACTCATGTTTTAgcacataatttatatattgggATAATAATTGTAGCACATAATTGAAGTGTCATGTTTTGATGAAGAAAGTTTCATGTGCCAGAAATGGTGGAGGCAATGAAGAATGTTGCAAAACTGGATGTTGAGTTGACTGTGGAGGAGAGGAATTTACTCTCAGTTGGTTACAAGAATGTGATTGGTTCTCGTAGGGCTTCTTGGCGTATTTTGTCATCCATTGAGCAAAAAGAGGAATCAAGGGGGAACCATCAGAATGTAAACAGGATCAAGGATTATAGACAAAAGGTTGAGACAGAGTTGACAGCTATCTGTAATGACATTATGAGTGTCATTGATGAACATCTCATTCCTTCTTGCACACCTGGTGAATCTACAGTCTTTTACTATAAGatgtgagaattttttttttttttttttataaacattttCTTTACGAAAATATGTCAAGTAGCCTcagtattttgaaatttatatgttACCGTTTTATTTTGTTTAGGAAAGGGGATTATTATAGGTATCTTGCAGAATTTAAGTCTGGTGATGACAGGAAAGATGTTGCTGATCTTTCTCTGAAAGCTTATGAGgtattttgttgtttttaatGTGGCTGTCCTTCAGTATTTTTGGAATGAAATCAAATCATAACTTATTGTAACTTGAAAGAAACTTTCTAGTGTTTTGAATCACCAGACATGGACCTATGTTTCAGTCTTTGTCTTGGGAAGTTTTTTGGGTTTAGGTTCAGCTATGATTTCAATCTATTCTATCCAGCTCCCTCCTACGCATTTGCTTGATGACATTTGTACAGAACTGATATTACTTCATTTAAATAAGGGGCTTACACTTCCTTTGAAATAACCTATCATCCTATTGCAGGCAGCTACAGCTTCAGCTGATGCTGAATTGGCTTCTACACATCCCATTCGGCTGGGCTTGGCTTTAAATTTTTCAGTCTTCTACTATGAGATTATGAATTCTCCTGAAAGGTATGCTATGGTGTTATTAGTGCAgaagatatttttttatcattcaaTAGCTTTAATAATATTGTTTGAGATCTACTTTACCAGGGCTTGTCGCCTAGCAAAGCAGGCATTCGATGAAGCAATCTCTGAGCTTGATAACCTAAGTGAGGAGTCCTACAAAGATAGTACTCTAATTATGCAGCTACTTAGGGACAACCTTACCTTGTGGACTTCTGACATTCCAGAGGACGGAGGTAATCACAGGAATTGTCAGCACCTATTTAATTGGAATCATAATATATGATTACAAGTGTAGGTAGCTAgagtttgaagacaaagaactATGCTTTACAAACTTGCTAGAGTATCAGGCTTGTCCACTTAAAAATTGGAATTGGAATTGGAATCAgcatgatttaataaataaataaaaaatgcagcattatgttattattataatgttaATGTTTTTTATCACATTAGTTTTAATTCTTTAGGGGCTGTAGAATCTTAGTGAAACTGGCTGATTTCTATGGTTGACACTCTACTCTAGAGTCTTAAATTGTATGTCAGGctattcttttcttctttttcttcttctttccttttttCCTAGTTTACTGGCCTGGTCTTTGCTCATCTTGGAAAAACTATCTGTGTTTCTCTCTTGTGCTACTTGCTTGATTTTTGTCTTTGTTTTGCTGAAACAGAGGATGGACACAAAGATGGTGCTGGTAAAGCTGTCAAAGGCGAAGATGCGGAGGTGGGCAGTGTATAATGCTACGTCTGTTTTTTTCTTGTGTGACATCTGACAattaaattaacaattaacaacTTGTTGGTCTTTATCTTGCAGTGAAACATATGTTCAGAGAAGTTCATATGCCTGTATCCCAGAGATTACCAGAAGTACAACTGGGGGATATTTAGTGTATTTGTGATAGTTAAAGCTCACCTTCTATATGGGGTGAAatgtttgtttttaattatgagTTTAGAATTTGGTGTGTTGATGGTTTGATTTGCATTTCTGAAGTTTATCCTTCTCAATGTAGCGGATGTATTCAGAGAATTGCTGTGGCTGTTGGgtagttttattttttcagTGACTGCCGGTGTCCATATGGAGGTTTAAACATACTGTCCAGTTTTCCTCCCAACCGTAATATGCTATAATTTACTCTTCGTTTACATGTATGCCCAGTTTGTTCCTTAGAATTCATACGGTTTCTTAAATGTCATAGCTTAGCTATAATATTGTCAAGTCCAGACAAAATTGTCTTAATCACAATTTTGATGGAGTGGTGATCAATATGCACTTATCCTATGTGTTATCATTTATATATCTGGTGCCAGGAGACCAATTTCAAGTCCATATTTTGGCTGAGGATTAAGAAATGTGCTATACGAAGCTGTATcttactattttatttataaaaacaaattatgtatTTGTCTGCTGAATCAAAGTTGAATTGAACTATTGAAGAATTACTACAACAATAGTATTAAAATTACCAGCATAACCATCCATGCCTCTGAAGTGTATGAAAAAACTACGTTCATAGGCTTCAGATTCAGTGATTACGAGTGAGACAATCAGGCTCCACCGGTTTCTGGGCTGGCCAGCTTGTCTTTATCAGTCCTTCAGAAAAGGAGAGAAAAAAATGTATACCTGAAAATATGATGAATCCAAGACTCACTTACTAGAAAAACATAGTGGGCGGTTCCCATCCCGGGTTAGATCATTCTTTTCATACCCCTTGGGATAACTCATTCTCATAACCATTATTACTGTGCAGTATTTGTACTGTGTACTGTAATACAGTAGTGTGTCCTATTGTCTCAGTTTTTCTCGTACTTGTCTGACGTGGGCCAATTGTGCTTGTTGAATATTCTGGTCAATGAGAAGAAGGCGCCAAGTTTCTCTTCCATTATTGTTAAATAAATGACATGAGGAAGAGGAAGGAACATGTTAATACAAGTATTAAACTGCTATTTAGCTGCCTTGCCTCGTGCAGAAAGTCTACTATAAAGCACAATGCAATGAGATTGGATCCCTTTAATCAACTATAAAGCAATGCAAACTCTTGTGCCCTGTATTTTCTAATTCATTCACTACTCATCCATTTTTGTTATATTGCTATCTTTGAATCCGCGATGAATGGTAATGCTAATGCTAATGCAGCAGATACACATGTTTCTGCTGTAATTCTTGATTTGGACGGCACCCTCTTGAATACAGGTTCTTATTACTACTCATATACGTTTGTGTCTCCCTGTTTAGCACTCCCACCGTTTCAAATTACAAGTTCAGTTTGATTTTTGCATGTGTTTTGAGGCGTGTTTAAAAAGTTAGCTCCAGAAATTATTTTTGCAAGATCATGTTGCTGCAGTTATGTGTTTTTGAATAAAGGAGTGCAAATTTTCCGTTTGTGTTTGTTGCAAGACTGGCTCAGGATTGTTGTGTTTATGTGTGTGAGCAGAGGTACTTAATAAGGACGTTTTGAAGGATTATCTTGAAGGATATGGGAAAGTGGTGGATCAGAAGAAGGAAGACATGAGGTCGGGGATGTCCCATCATGAGTTCCGTCTTGCTATTATCAAAGAGTACGACCTGTTAATCACACCGGAACAGTTTACAGAAGAAATTAGGCCAATGTATCGAGAAAGGTGGGTCTTCATATCTCTATTGGCACCCGCATCCATTTTCGGACTTTGTTTGAAATGTTGATCTGACTTTTCTTGTTACTTGTTACTGCCACCAAGGTGGCTATTAGCGCGAGCACTTCCTGGAGCTAACCGCCTAATAAAACATCTCCACAATCAGAAAGTGCCATTTGCTCTTGCATCAAACTCTCTGACTAGAAATGTAGAAGCAAAAGTTTCTCACCAACCAggtcaaattatttatttattttttcaattccCTTGTCTTTTTGGCCACTATGGGCTTTTTCATATTGGTTACGTCTGTGTTGGTCCAGTTGGATCTTCTTTGCATTTATGAATTTGTTTTATGGCTTACATACTGCAACGGTTATGTGAACTTATTTAGGTTGGTATAGTTGTGAGACCTGTTTAAACTCATTTCAGTTAAACTTTTACGGCTTCTTAGTTCTTACATATGTCCTGTCCTCATGTGAGGTTTCCACCATTAACTACCAGGTGAATCCATTTAGAAGGCTAGTGCACTATCGAAGATATACACCATAGTTCTTGTAAATATCCCAAACTGTTTGATACTTAATATAAACAGACATCATGTTGATCATACTCAATCTGTAAAATAAACTTAGTAATAAAAAAACCTCTCTGTACACTGATCGTATGTAGATAGAATTGTGTCTCGAACTCTTGGTCATATTATTACTAGTCGAATTCAGTTTGATTGCAAGCAAGATCATTTATATAGAGAAAGACGAGCAGTTCTAATTAAGTCTTAGACAGGTTGTATCAGGTCCAGTAACTTTAGGTTTTAAATATCTATTAGTGGGAACTgattatcatttatttttcagTAGCCTCTGACAAAAATGTTGCAACTTCACTGCAATATGACTATATGAACATATATGTGTTATCTTTACGTATATAATTTGCCAATGGTATCTTTATGTTGCATTACTATAGGTTGGACAAAATACTTTCCGATTGTTCTTGGAAGTGACCAGGTCAAATCAGGGAAACCGTCTCCAGATATGTAAGGAATGGTGCTTTGTTTTAGTCATTTAGTTGTTCTTCCATGTagtattcaaccaaaattatgTACACCTGATACCTTCCgcttattttttttcctttaaccTTCTTCGACTATTTTGCTTTATCTGACATGCCTTGCTGGTAAATGTCCAGTCCATATATACTGCAATAAAGAAAATACTATCAGGATGCTTCATCAATATTATAATAGAAGAATTGCTAAAGTATCTCAGCTTTCACCTGTTTTAttagaaatcaaaattttaggAAATGCGAAACAGAACACTGGAAAAAATGAGTAAACTTCAAAGTTGTGGTCAAAATTTAcaccgatttttaaaaagttggccagagtttcaaattctcaaaaagatggccaaactttgac
This genomic window contains:
- the LOC108228119 gene encoding 14-3-3 protein 9; its protein translation is MASRDTFVYSAKLAEQAERYDEMVEAMKNVAKLDVELTVEERNLLSVGYKNVIGSRRASWRILSSIEQKEESRGNHQNVNRIKDYRQKVETELTAICNDIMSVIDEHLIPSCTPGESTVFYYKMKGDYYRYLAEFKSGDDRKDVADLSLKAYEAATASADAELASTHPIRLGLALNFSVFYYEIMNSPERACRLAKQAFDEAISELDNLSEESYKDSTLIMQLLRDNLTLWTSDIPEDGEDGHKDGAGKAVKGEDAE
- the LOC108226998 gene encoding heavy metal-associated isoprenylated plant protein 28, whose protein sequence is MTTTEMHVHIDCPGCEDKVRKALTNLKGVDSVDIDMEMQKVTVTGWTEQKKILKTVRKTGRRAEIWQLPYNPELRNSNYNLSGGQHMNHGGVAPYVTQQPVASSSYNYYKHGYSISGHGTHSQYNHYSTSHSSAGSIFGHQTGAAFSDENPNACSVM